A part of Vigna radiata var. radiata cultivar VC1973A chromosome 11, Vradiata_ver6, whole genome shotgun sequence genomic DNA contains:
- the LOC106776371 gene encoding B3 domain-containing transcription factor VRN1 isoform X2, whose product MYEGNSSFIVHIFNLSTSEINYQSAMRNHMEGPCFVNYNHIFEEMEDIDSIDLSDLSPSYLTSGAMQNKGFAGSVDQLTPGKSHTPALQNLFNGGSKLNRVNWGDGGSSYSSKSANSQGSQSTRDIGVQFNAVEFKRSTDELKLRYSNEEAVNKTAKKKRKSESQGEEPSGENEEEAEMRYRFYESASARKRTVTAEERERAINASKAFEPTNPFCRVVLRPSYLYRGCIMYLPSCFAEKNLNGVSGFIKLQLPNGRQWSVRCLYRGGRAKLSQGWFEFTVENNLGEGDVCVFELLRTKEVVLQVTVFRVTEDANLLNSPPVQQLSQNMSHTKLLNPHLQHRVSSTVKLIRN is encoded by the exons ATGTATGAAGGGAATTCATCCTTTattgttcatatttttaatttgagtaCCTCGGAGATAAATTATCAATCGGCTATGAGAAATCATATGGAAGGACCCTGCTTTGTCAATTACAATCATATTTTCGAGGAAATGGAAGACATAGATTCCATTGATTTGTCAGATTTGTCACCTTCGTATCTTACATCTGGTGCCATGCAAAACAAGGGTTTTGCAGGATCTGTAGATCAACTGACACCTGGAAAGAGTCATACTCCAGCTCTGCAGAATTTGTTCAATGGTGGCTCAAAACTGAATCGTGTAAACTGGGGTGATGGTGGGAGCTCTTACTCTTCTAAGAGTGCCAATTCACAAGGTAGCCAGTCAACCAGAGACATAGGTGTTCAGTTTAATGCTGTTGAGTTTAAAAGGTCCACCGATGAATTGAAGTTGCGTTATTCTAATGAGGAAGCAGTTAATAAAACTGCAAAAAAGAAGCGGAAATCAGAGTCCC AGGGCGAGGAACCCTCAGGTGAAAATGAAGAGGAGGCAGAAATGCGCTATAGGTTTTATGAAAGTGCATCTGCAAGGAAAAGAACAGTGACAGCAGAGGAAAGAGAAAGGGCAATTAATGCATCAAAAGCATTTGAACCCACAAATCCTTTCTGCAGAGTTGTCCTGCGACCCTCCTATTTATATAGAGGATGCATAATG tACTTGCCTTCTTGCTTTGCGGAGAAGAATCTGAATGGGGTATCAGGATTCATTAAACTTCAGTTGCCCAATGGCAGACAGTGGTCGGTTCGCTGTCTGTACAGAGGAGGTCGAGCCAAGTTAAGCCAAGGATGGTTTGAATTCACCGTGGAGAACAATCTGGGGGAGGGTGATGTATGTGTGTTTGAGCTCCTTAGAACAAAGGAAGTTGTGCTGCAAGTTACTGTCTTTCGCGTAACTGAAGATGCAAACTTGTTGAACTCTCCTCCTGTGCAGCAGCTGAGCCAAAATATGAGCCACACCAAACTCTTGAACCCTCATTTGCAGCATCGCGTTAGCAGTACAGTGAAATTGATTAGAAATTAG
- the LOC106776371 gene encoding B3 domain-containing transcription factor VRN1 isoform X1, with the protein MARPCFHKLVLSTTLQSRQLRIPDIFLRKYGTQLSTVATLTVPDGSIWRIGLKKADSKIWFVDGWQDFVQRYSIGVGYFLVFMYEGNSSFIVHIFNLSTSEINYQSAMRNHMEGPCFVNYNHIFEEMEDIDSIDLSDLSPSYLTSGAMQNKGFAGSVDQLTPGKSHTPALQNLFNGGSKLNRVNWGDGGSSYSSKSANSQGSQSTRDIGVQFNAVEFKRSTDELKLRYSNEEAVNKTAKKKRKSESQGEEPSGENEEEAEMRYRFYESASARKRTVTAEERERAINASKAFEPTNPFCRVVLRPSYLYRGCIMYLPSCFAEKNLNGVSGFIKLQLPNGRQWSVRCLYRGGRAKLSQGWFEFTVENNLGEGDVCVFELLRTKEVVLQVTVFRVTEDANLLNSPPVQQLSQNMSHTKLLNPHLQHRVSSTVKLIRN; encoded by the exons AGGATTCCAGATATTTTTCTGAGGAAATATGGGACCCAGCTTTCTACAGTTGCTACTCTCACTGTTCCTGATGGTAGTATTTGGCGTATAGGATTGAAGAAAGCTGACAGCAAAATTTGGTTTGTTGATGGTTGGCAAGATTTTGTCCAACGGTACTCCATTGGTGTTGGATACTTTTTGGTGTTCATGTATGAAGGGAATTCATCCTTTattgttcatatttttaatttgagtaCCTCGGAGATAAATTATCAATCGGCTATGAGAAATCATATGGAAGGACCCTGCTTTGTCAATTACAATCATATTTTCGAGGAAATGGAAGACATAGATTCCATTGATTTGTCAGATTTGTCACCTTCGTATCTTACATCTGGTGCCATGCAAAACAAGGGTTTTGCAGGATCTGTAGATCAACTGACACCTGGAAAGAGTCATACTCCAGCTCTGCAGAATTTGTTCAATGGTGGCTCAAAACTGAATCGTGTAAACTGGGGTGATGGTGGGAGCTCTTACTCTTCTAAGAGTGCCAATTCACAAGGTAGCCAGTCAACCAGAGACATAGGTGTTCAGTTTAATGCTGTTGAGTTTAAAAGGTCCACCGATGAATTGAAGTTGCGTTATTCTAATGAGGAAGCAGTTAATAAAACTGCAAAAAAGAAGCGGAAATCAGAGTCCC AGGGCGAGGAACCCTCAGGTGAAAATGAAGAGGAGGCAGAAATGCGCTATAGGTTTTATGAAAGTGCATCTGCAAGGAAAAGAACAGTGACAGCAGAGGAAAGAGAAAGGGCAATTAATGCATCAAAAGCATTTGAACCCACAAATCCTTTCTGCAGAGTTGTCCTGCGACCCTCCTATTTATATAGAGGATGCATAATG tACTTGCCTTCTTGCTTTGCGGAGAAGAATCTGAATGGGGTATCAGGATTCATTAAACTTCAGTTGCCCAATGGCAGACAGTGGTCGGTTCGCTGTCTGTACAGAGGAGGTCGAGCCAAGTTAAGCCAAGGATGGTTTGAATTCACCGTGGAGAACAATCTGGGGGAGGGTGATGTATGTGTGTTTGAGCTCCTTAGAACAAAGGAAGTTGTGCTGCAAGTTACTGTCTTTCGCGTAACTGAAGATGCAAACTTGTTGAACTCTCCTCCTGTGCAGCAGCTGAGCCAAAATATGAGCCACACCAAACTCTTGAACCCTCATTTGCAGCATCGCGTTAGCAGTACAGTGAAATTGATTAGAAATTAG